A genomic window from Alistipes sp. ZOR0009 includes:
- a CDS encoding sensor histidine kinase produces MMGKVTRFLNQHGLVVLAHSLMVLLIVIVSNLQPSIILFAVSSVVPIYLNHFVLIPRLLNERKLWKYVANVLLMLVVYYFFFYTVMRAFFYVGNDLGMKNHKPEHFWDQLLLGMTMFVTVLLVIFGLVTSIIRLIHDSMSVAEMRERLSSIQGEKMAAELTGLKSQINPHFFFNSLNSIYALSLDASPETPSYILKLSGLMRYVLYECNQPFVALSKEIEFLRSYIDLQRIRLNEKYTVEFVVEVEQEEQPIAPLLFLPLIENCFKHGLGAVSSSSIKILLKADAEQVYLRTENPYTPSMLNKPNREGGHIGLANVEKRLKLIYPDRHQMSYKSEGYIFTSEITIKP; encoded by the coding sequence ATGATGGGAAAGGTTACCCGTTTTTTAAATCAGCATGGGCTGGTAGTGTTGGCTCACTCGTTAATGGTGCTGCTTATTGTAATTGTAAGCAACCTACAACCATCCATTATTCTCTTTGCTGTATCCTCGGTGGTGCCCATTTATCTTAACCACTTTGTGCTTATCCCCAGGTTGCTTAACGAGCGTAAGCTGTGGAAGTATGTTGCCAACGTGCTGTTGATGCTTGTGGTCTACTACTTCTTTTTTTACACCGTCATGCGCGCATTCTTTTACGTGGGTAACGATTTGGGGATGAAAAACCATAAACCGGAGCATTTCTGGGATCAGCTACTGCTTGGCATGACGATGTTTGTAACCGTACTCCTAGTTATATTTGGGCTGGTAACCTCCATCATTCGGCTTATTCACGATTCGATGTCGGTAGCTGAGATGCGCGAGCGGCTATCCTCGATACAGGGAGAGAAGATGGCCGCAGAGCTAACGGGGTTAAAGTCGCAAATAAACCCGCACTTCTTTTTCAACTCGCTGAATAGCATCTACGCCCTCTCGTTAGACGCTTCGCCCGAAACGCCTAGCTACATCCTAAAGCTCTCTGGGCTGATGCGCTACGTGCTTTACGAGTGCAACCAGCCGTTTGTGGCGCTAAGCAAGGAGATCGAGTTCCTGCGCTCGTATATCGACCTGCAGCGTATCCGCCTAAACGAAAAGTACACGGTCGAATTTGTTGTGGAGGTCGAGCAGGAGGAGCAACCTATTGCACCGCTGCTTTTCTTGCCGCTAATCGAGAACTGCTTTAAGCATGGGTTGGGCGCTGTTTCCTCCTCATCCATCAAAATACTCCTAAAGGCCGATGCCGAGCAAGTATACCTCCGTACCGAAAATCCCTACACGCCTAGCATGCTCAACAAGCCTAACAGAGAGGGCGGACACATTGGCTTAGCCAACGTGGAGAAGCGCTTGAAGCTCATTTACCCCGATAGGCACCAGATGAGCTACAAGTCCGAAGGGTATATCTTTACATCAGAAATAACAATAAAGCCATGA
- a CDS encoding LytR/AlgR family response regulator transcription factor, which translates to MSIRCLIVDDEPLAQRVVEKYIEQIPALNLAAKCSNALEAIDPLAKESIDIIFLDINMPSLSGVEFLRSLKNPPLVIITTAYPEYALEGFELDVVDYLLKPIPFERFVKAVNKAIARLQLRSVGNGTPAAVEAKNSSDQLSLTVKADKRIYKIPLSSIIYIEGMGDYVTVYSAKGKIIAHDTMKRLEEELRRPDFIRVHKSYIISAQWVDYVEGNSIKVGDTMIPIGKSYRDEVYPFFE; encoded by the coding sequence ATGAGTATTCGCTGTTTGATTGTAGATGACGAGCCACTGGCACAGCGGGTGGTAGAGAAGTATATCGAGCAGATCCCAGCGCTGAACTTGGCTGCCAAATGCTCCAATGCGCTGGAGGCTATCGATCCGTTGGCTAAGGAATCCATCGATATTATCTTCCTCGACATAAATATGCCCTCGCTATCGGGGGTAGAGTTTCTACGTTCGCTAAAAAATCCGCCGTTGGTGATCATAACCACCGCCTACCCCGAGTATGCGCTCGAAGGGTTTGAGCTCGACGTGGTGGACTACCTGCTTAAGCCCATACCTTTCGAGCGATTTGTTAAGGCCGTGAATAAGGCAATCGCCAGGCTGCAGCTGCGTAGCGTAGGTAACGGTACTCCGGCTGCCGTAGAGGCTAAAAATTCGTCCGACCAGCTTTCGCTAACCGTAAAGGCGGATAAACGCATCTACAAAATACCGCTCTCTTCCATCATCTATATCGAGGGGATGGGCGATTATGTTACCGTATATTCGGCAAAAGGGAAAATTATTGCACACGATACCATGAAGCGGCTGGAGGAGGAGTTGAGGCGACCTGATTTTATAAGGGTGCACAAATCATACATCATATCAGCGCAATGGGTTGATTATGTGGAGGGGAATTCCATAAAAGTAGGCGATACGATGATTCCGATTGGCAAGAGCTACCGCGACGAAGTGTATCCTTTTTTTGAGTAG
- a CDS encoding GntR family transcriptional regulator: MKLEIDHSSPIPLHLQVEAMLRKLIEEKEYQDGAFLPDEVSLAKKLGIARNTLRQAINKLVFEGLLTRKKGVGTRVSEKTFETSLDSWHSFTQEMSNKGVALKMYSLESGFVEVSERIRNFLMVEPKAQVLKVSRLRGYADAPFVFFESYFNPRIGLTGNEDFSRPLYEILERDFSIVPSLSKERISARLASPQEAALLGVNTKTPVMVRERFVYDSGMRPVEYNIGIYNAEKFIYSIDIKV, from the coding sequence ATGAAACTAGAAATCGACCATAGCAGTCCAATTCCATTGCACCTTCAGGTCGAAGCGATGCTAAGGAAGTTAATTGAAGAGAAGGAGTACCAGGATGGAGCGTTCCTTCCCGACGAGGTGTCACTTGCCAAGAAGTTGGGAATAGCTCGTAACACGCTGCGACAGGCCATCAACAAGTTGGTGTTCGAAGGACTATTGACGCGTAAAAAGGGCGTAGGTACCCGGGTATCGGAGAAAACATTCGAAACAAGCCTTGATAGCTGGCACAGCTTTACTCAGGAGATGAGCAACAAGGGGGTAGCCCTAAAGATGTATAGCCTAGAGAGTGGGTTTGTCGAAGTTTCAGAGCGCATCCGCAACTTTTTAATGGTGGAGCCTAAGGCGCAGGTGCTAAAGGTTTCGCGTTTGCGTGGCTACGCCGATGCTCCATTCGTATTTTTCGAGAGCTACTTCAATCCACGTATCGGTCTTACTGGCAACGAGGACTTTTCTCGCCCACTTTACGAAATTCTGGAAAGAGACTTTTCTATTGTTCCGTCATTGTCTAAAGAGCGTATTTCGGCACGTCTGGCTTCGCCACAGGAGGCGGCTCTTTTGGGCGTAAATACCAAAACTCCAGTTATGGTACGCGAACGCTTCGTCTACGATTCGGGTATGCGTCCCGTGGAGTATAACATTGGGATTTATAATGCTGAGAAATTTATTTATTCGATAGATATTAAGGTGTAG
- a CDS encoding MFS transporter — MKQDNFSLRKVAPMLMAYMVMGFVDIVGVATGYIKQDFELSDVWAQTIPSLAFVWFFLMSIPSGILQDRFGKKRMLNMGIALTAVGMLVPFAFYSLFTVAISIILLGVGNTIIQVSSNPLLRDVISSEKRFASMMSLSQFIKAIVSLLGPILATFAAASFGSWRLVFLVYGVTSIVAYLWLAATTIEESRSTEVRATFSSCLGLLKNPFVLGMTMAIFLIVGADVGMNSNIAAILSSRYGIGLEEASLAISIYFTALMIGRFSGALLLSRIPLRKFLLASSVLAIAAVVFFMVAPSVNLARAAIFLVGLGSANLFPLIFTAAINRMPDRSNEISALMVMAISGGALIPPIMGAVSGAFGVAASAVVILICLLYVLFAALSTKLK, encoded by the coding sequence ATGAAGCAGGATAATTTTAGTTTACGAAAGGTAGCCCCCATGCTTATGGCCTACATGGTTATGGGCTTTGTCGACATCGTGGGTGTCGCAACGGGGTACATTAAGCAGGACTTTGAGCTGTCGGATGTGTGGGCGCAAACCATCCCCTCGTTGGCCTTTGTCTGGTTCTTCCTCATGTCTATTCCTTCGGGAATTCTTCAAGATCGATTTGGTAAGAAGCGTATGCTCAATATGGGGATTGCTCTTACCGCTGTAGGGATGCTCGTTCCTTTTGCATTCTACTCGCTATTCACTGTTGCTATTTCGATAATACTACTTGGTGTCGGAAATACGATTATCCAAGTCTCCTCCAATCCACTGCTACGCGATGTAATCTCCTCGGAGAAGCGCTTTGCGAGCATGATGAGCCTTTCTCAGTTTATAAAGGCAATTGTTTCGTTGCTTGGTCCAATCTTGGCAACGTTTGCTGCGGCTTCGTTTGGTTCGTGGAGGTTGGTTTTCTTGGTGTATGGGGTAACCTCCATTGTTGCTTACCTGTGGCTTGCCGCAACAACGATTGAGGAGAGCCGCAGCACAGAGGTTCGTGCCACATTCTCTTCGTGCTTAGGGTTGCTTAAGAATCCTTTTGTGCTGGGGATGACAATGGCCATCTTCTTAATTGTAGGTGCCGATGTGGGGATGAACTCAAATATTGCCGCTATTCTTTCTTCTCGCTATGGGATAGGTTTAGAGGAGGCGTCATTAGCTATTAGCATCTACTTTACGGCTCTTATGATTGGCCGTTTTTCGGGTGCGCTGCTGCTAAGCCGTATTCCGCTCCGCAAGTTCTTGCTGGCATCGTCGGTGCTCGCTATTGCGGCGGTGGTATTCTTTATGGTGGCTCCATCTGTCAACCTTGCTCGTGCTGCCATCTTTTTGGTAGGTTTAGGCTCTGCCAACCTTTTCCCGCTGATTTTTACTGCAGCAATAAATAGAATGCCCGATCGCTCTAACGAAATTTCGGCCTTGATGGTAATGGCAATTTCGGGAGGAGCGCTAATTCCTCCAATAATGGGGGCAGTTAGTGGAGCCTTTGGTGTTGCCGCTAGCGCTGTGGTTATTCTTATCTGCTTGCTGTACGTTCTATTCGCTGCTCTATCCACCAAACTCAAATAA
- a CDS encoding GH92 family glycosyl hydrolase → MIKKVALLAFAAGLLLSSGVMAQDLFPNKYVKPNLGAVHARWFFYTPAALPFGMAKLAPHTNAYGSPGSWLPCGYDDRHGSIEGFGHFHEFQVGGVVVMPTVGKLKTVPGTVENPELGYRSRFDKKEEHAEPGYYSVFLEDYGIKAEITATTRVGFHRYTFPKTDNAHLIFDIGHKQGESSDVVEAYMAQTGDKTVEGYVITYPEYVKFCQPGGRVKMYFYAEMNKSPKSVGSFVDDKQVVSAKETKGIANGMFLNFDMKEGEQLLMKVGVSYTSIANAKLNLQKEAATLAFDDAKQRAVAEWQKMLGRIEVKGKSEDDKVKFYTGLYHSLLGRGISSDVNGQYPKNDGGVGQIALDKNGVPTHNHHNTDGVWGAFWNLFQLWGLAYPDVYSDYMQSVLDFHKDTGWMHDGEAAGMHSNGVQTNFMGLALAAAYNCGIRDFDIKHAYQAARDNELEYRNRPFGSGKYDLHYFVNNGYVPYKDTTISNGWVFNFGASHTLEFAFSSYAVANMAKALGKKADYKRLINQATFYRNIFDSETRYIRPKLESGEFIKDYNPKEAWKGFQEGNGYQYTWYAPHDIGGLINLVGKDLFNERLDKTFFESQKLEFGGGKQVDSFAGIEMLYNQGNQPCLHIAWLYNYSGKPWLTQKWTRTICNEFYGVTPSNGYGYGQDEDQGQLGTWFVLASMGLFDVQGHSAASPSFQIGSPMFDEITIHLHPKYTKGKTLKIVTANNSKDSFYVQDASFNGKSLNSCWIPRNDLMKGGVLRLGMGATPNTSWGVATPPPSMTR, encoded by the coding sequence ATGATTAAGAAAGTTGCTCTATTAGCCTTTGCGGCTGGATTGCTTCTAAGTTCGGGTGTCATGGCACAGGATTTATTTCCTAATAAGTATGTTAAGCCCAACTTAGGAGCAGTTCATGCTCGATGGTTTTTTTACACGCCAGCCGCGCTTCCTTTTGGAATGGCGAAGCTGGCACCTCACACCAACGCCTATGGTAGCCCGGGTAGCTGGCTTCCTTGTGGGTACGACGATAGGCATGGCTCTATCGAAGGCTTTGGCCATTTCCACGAGTTTCAGGTAGGAGGTGTGGTGGTAATGCCAACAGTTGGCAAACTGAAAACAGTTCCCGGAACCGTGGAGAATCCAGAGTTGGGCTATCGCTCTCGTTTCGATAAGAAGGAGGAGCATGCTGAACCCGGATACTACTCTGTTTTTTTAGAGGACTATGGAATAAAGGCCGAAATTACCGCTACTACTCGTGTTGGATTTCATCGTTATACCTTCCCTAAAACGGATAATGCCCATTTGATCTTTGATATTGGGCATAAGCAGGGTGAGAGTAGCGATGTTGTTGAGGCGTATATGGCTCAAACCGGAGATAAAACGGTTGAGGGGTACGTGATAACCTATCCAGAGTATGTCAAGTTTTGCCAACCAGGCGGACGCGTGAAGATGTACTTCTATGCCGAAATGAATAAATCTCCTAAATCGGTAGGTTCTTTTGTAGACGACAAGCAGGTTGTTAGTGCCAAGGAGACTAAGGGTATTGCTAATGGTATGTTCCTAAACTTCGACATGAAGGAGGGAGAACAGCTTCTAATGAAAGTTGGCGTATCCTACACAAGCATTGCCAATGCAAAATTAAATCTGCAAAAGGAGGCTGCGACGCTAGCCTTTGATGATGCAAAGCAGCGCGCTGTTGCCGAATGGCAAAAAATGCTAGGCCGTATCGAGGTTAAGGGTAAGTCGGAGGATGATAAGGTGAAGTTTTATACGGGACTATACCATTCACTTCTAGGTCGTGGCATATCCAGTGATGTAAATGGTCAATATCCTAAAAACGATGGAGGTGTTGGTCAAATTGCGCTTGATAAGAACGGGGTGCCAACTCACAACCATCATAACACCGATGGTGTTTGGGGGGCTTTCTGGAACCTATTCCAGCTGTGGGGCTTAGCATACCCCGATGTTTATAGCGACTATATGCAGTCGGTACTAGATTTTCATAAGGATACGGGCTGGATGCATGATGGTGAAGCTGCAGGAATGCATTCTAATGGGGTGCAAACCAACTTTATGGGGCTAGCGCTTGCGGCTGCTTACAACTGCGGTATTCGCGATTTCGATATTAAACATGCCTACCAAGCGGCTCGCGATAACGAGTTGGAGTACCGTAATCGTCCTTTTGGCTCAGGTAAATACGATCTTCACTACTTTGTAAACAACGGCTATGTGCCTTATAAGGATACAACCATCTCCAATGGTTGGGTATTCAACTTTGGGGCATCGCATACATTGGAGTTTGCTTTTAGCTCCTATGCGGTTGCCAACATGGCCAAAGCGCTTGGAAAGAAGGCTGACTATAAGCGGCTAATAAACCAAGCTACTTTCTACCGTAATATTTTCGATAGCGAGACTAGGTATATTCGTCCTAAGCTGGAGAGCGGCGAGTTTATAAAAGATTATAACCCAAAGGAGGCTTGGAAAGGCTTTCAGGAGGGTAACGGATATCAGTATACTTGGTATGCACCTCATGATATTGGAGGCTTAATTAATCTTGTTGGAAAGGATCTTTTTAACGAGCGTTTGGATAAGACCTTCTTCGAGTCGCAGAAGCTTGAGTTTGGAGGTGGTAAGCAGGTTGATAGTTTTGCCGGCATTGAAATGCTCTATAATCAGGGCAATCAGCCTTGCCTTCATATTGCTTGGCTCTACAACTATTCGGGAAAGCCTTGGCTTACCCAAAAGTGGACTCGTACCATCTGTAACGAGTTCTATGGTGTAACTCCATCCAATGGTTATGGTTACGGACAGGACGAGGATCAGGGACAGCTCGGAACTTGGTTTGTGCTGGCCTCGATGGGGTTATTTGATGTGCAGGGCCATAGCGCGGCATCTCCATCTTTCCAAATCGGAAGTCCAATGTTCGATGAGATAACAATTCATCTTCATCCAAAATATACCAAGGGAAAAACCTTAAAGATTGTTACAGCTAATAACTCTAAAGATTCGTTCTACGTTCAGGATGCTTCGTTCAATGGAAAGTCGTTGAACAGCTGCTGGATTCCACGAAACGATTTGATGAAGGGTGGTGTTCTACGGCTGGGAATGGGGGCAACTCCAAATACCAGCTGGGGGGTAGCAACACCTCCTCCTTCGATGACTCGATGA
- a CDS encoding GH36-type glycosyl hydrolase domain-containing protein, with amino-acid sequence MKQLFVLVFAISCSWAMAINPTKTLVEKVKTNNTYPLIVEKAKAVMETGFNAGDGYGEVWIRDYNTFIELACDVYDAKTVKENLLVFFTLQGVDGNIVDGFIPKSKAAAGYDYIHTKLEARYAGHKNTVETDQETSLIQAIYKYVKRTGKTDILTEKVGDKTVAVRMEEAMEYLLNHRYSARYGLIWGATTADWGDVQPEHEWGVYLTSDTHYAIDIYDNAMFVIALDNMMELLPNTKARWKSVRDDIAKNSRKYLWDKKNQKFIPHIYLNGSPFSASLDENAIFYHGGTAVAIEAGLLSKAEIKVSLDKMIKNVKESGAATIGLTMYPPYPQGAFIGKGMYPYGYQNGGDWTWFGARMIQQLIHYGFVQEAYEQMQPMVDRVIANKGFYEWYSVDNKPSGSGTFRGEAGVLYKSIQMIQNWANTTK; translated from the coding sequence ATGAAGCAGCTATTTGTGCTTGTGTTTGCCATTTCCTGCTCTTGGGCGATGGCCATTAATCCGACCAAAACGCTGGTCGAGAAGGTAAAAACGAATAATACCTATCCTCTTATTGTAGAGAAGGCCAAAGCGGTAATGGAGACTGGCTTCAATGCTGGCGATGGCTATGGCGAAGTATGGATTAGGGACTACAATACCTTTATCGAGCTGGCTTGCGATGTCTACGATGCTAAAACCGTAAAAGAAAACCTTCTTGTATTCTTCACGCTTCAGGGGGTAGATGGTAACATCGTGGATGGCTTTATTCCAAAAAGCAAAGCCGCTGCTGGGTACGACTATATCCACACAAAACTTGAGGCGCGCTATGCTGGTCACAAGAATACCGTGGAGACAGATCAGGAAACTTCCTTGATTCAGGCAATATATAAGTATGTAAAGCGTACTGGTAAAACCGACATCCTTACCGAAAAGGTAGGCGACAAAACCGTTGCTGTTCGCATGGAGGAGGCAATGGAGTATCTGCTAAACCATCGCTACAGCGCACGATATGGCCTAATATGGGGTGCTACCACCGCCGATTGGGGCGATGTGCAGCCCGAGCACGAGTGGGGGGTATACCTAACTAGCGATACCCACTACGCCATTGACATATACGACAATGCGATGTTTGTTATTGCATTAGATAACATGATGGAGCTTCTTCCGAACACAAAGGCTCGTTGGAAGTCGGTAAGGGACGACATTGCAAAGAACTCTCGCAAATACTTGTGGGATAAGAAAAATCAGAAGTTCATCCCCCATATCTACCTAAATGGATCTCCGTTCTCCGCTTCTCTCGATGAGAATGCTATCTTCTACCACGGAGGAACCGCCGTTGCAATTGAAGCAGGTCTGCTTTCGAAGGCGGAGATTAAGGTTTCGTTGGACAAGATGATTAAGAATGTAAAGGAATCAGGTGCGGCCACCATTGGTCTTACCATGTATCCTCCATACCCTCAAGGTGCTTTTATTGGAAAGGGGATGTACCCCTATGGCTACCAAAATGGGGGAGACTGGACTTGGTTTGGTGCTCGTATGATTCAGCAGCTTATCCACTACGGGTTTGTTCAGGAGGCCTATGAGCAAATGCAGCCTATGGTCGATCGTGTAATAGCCAACAAGGGCTTTTACGAATGGTACAGCGTAGATAATAAGCCTTCTGGTTCGGGAACATTCCGAGGCGAGGCTGGCGTGCTGTACAAATCTATCCAAATGATTCAGAACTGGGCTAACACCACGAAGTAG